The Deltaproteobacteria bacterium genome window below encodes:
- a CDS encoding SDR family oxidoreductase, with protein MARKVLIYGGSGGIGSATARFLRARGYDIHLTGRNRDKLSTLAAELGASFTTGEVSDTSLYSRVTEAAGEPLAGLVYAAGTINLRSLQRLTENDFLNDFRVNAMAGALAVQAALPALKKSPEVAAVVLFSSVAALQGFPLHASMSMAKGAVAGLTLALAAEFAPKVRVNAIAPSLTRTDLTAGLLANDKIASSIAGLHALQRLGTANDMAPLAGFLLSREADWITGQIINVDGGRSTLRSSS; from the coding sequence ATGGCACGCAAAGTATTGATTTATGGCGGCTCGGGGGGTATCGGTTCTGCCACCGCAAGATTTCTTCGAGCGCGTGGGTACGATATCCATTTGACGGGGCGGAACCGAGACAAGTTATCAACCCTAGCGGCCGAGCTTGGAGCTAGCTTCACGACCGGCGAGGTGTCGGACACCTCGCTCTATTCCCGCGTGACTGAAGCGGCGGGAGAGCCTTTGGCCGGTCTCGTTTATGCCGCTGGCACGATTAACTTGCGCAGCCTCCAACGTCTTACCGAGAACGATTTCTTGAATGATTTCCGGGTCAATGCAATGGCTGGCGCGCTCGCGGTTCAGGCGGCTTTGCCGGCGCTCAAAAAGAGCCCGGAAGTAGCTGCGGTAGTTCTTTTCTCCAGTGTTGCGGCCCTCCAGGGATTTCCACTTCATGCTTCGATGAGTATGGCGAAGGGAGCCGTGGCAGGGTTGACTCTGGCGCTGGCGGCTGAATTTGCTCCCAAGGTGCGCGTCAATGCTATCGCGCCCTCGCTGACGCGTACTGACCTTACGGCGGGTCTCTTAGCAAACGACAAGATCGCCTCGTCAATCGCTGGGTTGCACGCCTTGCAGCGACTCGGCACAGCCAACGACATGGCGCCGCTCGCAGGGTTTCTGCTTTCTCGAGAGGCAGACTGGATTACCGGACAGATTATCAATGTAGACGGCGGCCGCTCGACGCTGCGTAGCAGTAGCTGA